CTCCCGGCTCACCTGGTCAATGACTCTTTTCAATTCTGTAACCATCTCATTATTACTCCGCGGTTATTAAGGTTATTCAGTACCTCTCAGACTCCTCACAAAGGACTTAACATCACCCTTTTATTTTACCTGTCCCCGCAATCCCGCGCCTTTTTCTCATACGCCCCCGTGGTCAAATGTCGAACTCATAGACCACATTCGCCTTTTCAAGGTCGCTGAGAGAAAAGGTGAGAGACTTTCCCTCCCATTCCAGGTCCAGGACGCCGTCCTTGAACTTCTTCAGCCGGCCCACGAAGATCCGGCGTCCCCCAATAGGCCGCACCGTTCGAATCCTGATCTTTTTCCCGACGGCCTCAAGGAAATGCTTTTCCTTTTTGAGGGGCCTGTCGAGTCCAGGCGATGAGACTTCCAGGACATATTCATGGGGAATGATGTCCTTAACATCGATCAGATCACCGATTTCTCCACTCACCCTGGCACAGTCGTCGATCGTTACCCCACCTTCCGTATCGATATACAATCGGAGAATCCACCGGCCCCTACTGGAAAGGTATTCGACGTCAATCAGCTCAAAACCCAGATCCTCAAGGATGCCTTCGACCAAACCCTCAACCTGTTTGGTTATATGCTGGAATTTACTAACCATTTCGACAAATAAAAAAGCGGGTTAAAGACCCGCTTCCTCAATGCAGACTGACGTGTTGCCAGTATTAATGCATAGAAGTCATAAGGCAGTTGTTATGGTCACAACAACGTGTCCGCAATTCGAAGTAAATTGCCCCACCCTCCCGGGCAACAACCTCAAAAAGGGAACCAGGCCTTACACGAACCTCGGGAAATAAATGGAGCGGGCAACGGGGTTCGAACCCGCGACCCCAAGCTTGGGAAGCTTGTGCTCTACCAGCTGAGCTATGCCCGCATAAGATCCCCCGATTGATCGTCCACACCGAGACCTTTAAAGCCACTTCAAAGATCTCTTAGTGTGGAACGTAATGCTAAAACCTAGCACATGTCTCGGCGATGTCAAGTAAATTTTATGGCAAAGGACTAATAATTCAAGGTTCTTGACAGGCATAGCAAGGATCCATATTATAAAAAAACTGTCAGGAATCAGCGAGGCTAAAATCGTATCAATTAGTGTCCATTCATAAAGCAGGCAATTTTGTTCAAGGTCAAGGAAGGCGAAGATTTTAACCGTAGGAATACATTGAAGTATTTCGAGGATTAAAATCTGAGCCTGACCTGAGAGATTGGGGAAAAGGGCCATTTATGGAGGAACACTAATTAATGATTAAAGATTCCATGCAG
This region of Deltaproteobacteria bacterium genomic DNA includes:
- a CDS encoding ribosome maturation factor RimP, giving the protein MVEGILEDLGFELIDVEYLSSRGRWILRLYIDTEGGVTIDDCARVSGEIGDLIDVKDIIPHEYVLEVSSPGLDRPLKKEKHFLEAVGKKIRIRTVRPIGGRRIFVGRLKKFKDGVLDLEWEGKSLTFSLSDLEKANVVYEFDI